Genomic DNA from Lagopus muta isolate bLagMut1 chromosome 19, bLagMut1 primary, whole genome shotgun sequence:
ATGGGAGTTGATAAATGGTTAAATGCTAGTGCTTGTTATACCACTAACTGTATTGCACCCTTCCACTGCTGGGCATGGAAGGGCAGTGTTCATCAATTAGCATTAGCAGGAGCACTTTAGAGGTTCCAGATTTTACCTGGAGGAGGCTTGTCTCTGCTGTTCAAGGCAAATAATCCATGTTTGCTGGACTGATTCAGCAAATAATCACTGTTGGATCTTGGAATACAATGCCTCCTTTTTGGCTTAGGAAGGGAATTGCCCTTCTTGGACTGTGAAAAGATTCTCATTATCTGATGACCATCCCCTGGGCCGGAGCAGGATGCCGTTGTCTGTGGTGGCCTCGTTGGTTTGGTGGTTAACAATTGCCTCTCTTGGCTTGGGCCAGTAAGGTAATTGGTGCCAGTTGTCCTTTCTTGATCTGTCAGTAGGAGTCTATGCCTGAGCTGGTTCTTTCTGGGGCTGGAGGGCAAGATAAACCCGCCACCTTCGCCTTCAAAGGTAGACGGgatattttctgctgttctctctACAGCAGCTGTTCTTACCCACTCGGTGAAGAGTCAGTTTTTCTGACAAGGTTTCAAGCTTTTCTGGTTGATCTTTCAATTGCTCTTCTTCGGgtttttctgcagttgtttgACTCTTCAGCTGCCTCTTCTCCTCGATGTGAGCAGCAGAGACACCAGTCCCTTTCAGCTCTCACTTATAGATTCTCCTGGCAGCTGAATTGCAGATGAGGATCTGTGCAGCCACGGGCTGTCAGCAGGCTGTGCTTTCAGCCTTTCCTGTACGGAGACTCGGCCTGTAAGCTATTTCTGTGTAGTATCCTTTCCTCTTTTGCCAGTGTTCTGTAGTAGCACTCAGCAGCCGTGCACTTTGAGAAATGGCACAGCACGATGCTGGCATGGTCAGAACATGCCCTTCTCTGACACACGTGTGCGTGCACGCTCTCACAGGCACACACTTGTTCCATTCAGCGAGGAAAGACTTGTAACTGATCACACTGTTGTTCAAATTCTTATCGTAAAGCCTttttaaaaggacaaaaaaaaaaaaaaaaaaggattaataGTGGTCTCTGTGGCCAGAATGCATGCAGATGAGCTACTGGAAAAGGGAATTTGGCAGAATGGGAGATGAGGAATGAAAGGGCCTTGATATTCTTCGCCCTGCTAGCTAAGGATGGCTGTATGGGGAGGGTGCTAGGCTGTGAGGCAGAGCTGTACAGCTGCTTACTGTGTTTTAATAGTTTCTCTCCTTAAGTCAGGAGGCTTCTTTCTGTATTTGGAATGACCATGCATAAGATATAGGTCTTCTTCACCCCTTTCCCTTCAAAGGGAATTAAATTTGGATTACGGTTACAAGGGGTACGGAAAACACTTAGGTTTGGTTTGATGTAGGGAAGTGATATTGGATCTTTTGATTCTGTCTGAAACAAAAGCTCTTTCACACTTTCTGGTGTTTTAGCTGTGATCTCAGACTGTAGGTTTGGCACTCGCTTGCAGGCTGGTGAGCTTCCTGCTCGCTCTGGGTGAGAGGTGCCCTGTTCCAGGGCTTCTGCATGTGTGCAGGAAGGGGAGAGctgactgcttttcttctttcctgggGCTCTGCCAGAAAGCTGGGCCTCGCCTGATTCTCTGGTCAGGTCAGTGCAAGGGCAGAAGTATACAAACAGCACTGTGTGTTCTTGCCTAGCCTGCAGGTAATGGTGGGAGCTGGCTGTCCAGCTGCTCCCAACATGGCACCTGCTGGAAGTGTGGTCTGGGGCACTGCCAGAGTTGCAACAGCAGCAACCAGAActtgaaaaaggcaaaaataagtCAGGAAAAAAGCCAAACGCATCTCAGTTCTCCTGCTTTGCTTCTATTCACGTGGAAAACAATGACAGTTACTGTCAGAGCAATTGGGAACCAAGCGTTTTCTTCTGGGCTTCGATTGGCAGGAGTCTGCTGCCCTGAGACACCAGCAGCTAGGCATGCTGTGAAATCCACTGTGGgacagaggagggatctctttccagcaaagcaaaaagagcTGAGCCGTACAGAAAGCTTCCCAGGCTGGCAGAGTTGTAACCTGCTCCATCATGTAATTGTGGCCAACCTGGAAGCGTCTCTGGCTTCTCTTCCAACAGCTTGGCACATCACTGCTTGCATTTTGGATAACTGTGTCTCATGGGGTATGTCTTTCTTGTTCTACATTGTTATTGACTGCACAGGTCCTGGTCTGTATGTAGCTTTTTAGCTTTCCCACCCCTCATTTTGAACAAGAAGGGCAGCCCTTGTCATTGAGCCTAATACAGCACAGATGGGGCTGGAGTGCCCAGGATGGAGCCATGCaaaggaggaaggagcagcCTGCTTCTGTCTCCAGCCCCCACCTGAGGCTGTTGCTCTGCCCCTGGCCAGCAGCAGACACACCAGGTGCTGGTCTCTTGGGAAGCTGCATCTTGCACGCACTTTCTCCTTGTTGGCATTGCTGCCGTCTGTTCCTTGTTGGATTTTGAACATTTAAGAAGTGAATCAGTTTCCAGACCCAAACCTCTGGTTAGTTTcctttagggttttttttttttgtcttgaagttcataatttgttttataaacCCAGCAGGCtggtgtattttcttttcttttctttttttttttctgattgcatTGTTGTTTCATTGATATTTTATTCCTGGGGGGCCAAGAGAGGACTTTCTTCCCCACATTGTTTTCCATCTCAGGGGATTCAGAGGTGACTTAGACAAATAAAAGGGCCTTATTGGCAACAAACACCCTGCGTCCCTGGCCCtggtgagcagagctggctctgcGCTCCAGGCTGAGGGCCAGGCAGGACGTGTGGGCTCTGCTCTTGGCTCCTGGACCTCTGGTGGAAGCCTCATGCAAAGGCTTGGAAAATTCAGAGTcgtgatttttgtttgttttttttttactaacttTTAAAAACCGGTTTGAACTGAGTACATGTCCAAAGGGATAGGCTTGGTTGTGAATTGGAGAAGGAAATGAGGATCATTTGGAAATggtggtgggaaaaaaaaaaaggggggggagaaGGATGTTGCTCCTCTGATTTTtggggtttcttttgtttgtttggggaaTGGTTGGCACTTTaaatggggggagggggaggattCGTGCTGTCTGTGAAGTGATGGGCAGCAAGTTTGTGATCTGttttcccccccaccccccttaTTGCCACATCTCTTTGCCCCCTGCAGAAAGTTAAAGtccttttttaatgtttgcttcCGTTTTTAGAGGGTTCTGAACTGGGCTGAGACCCGAAGAAATGTCTTTCATTTGAATCTTGATAGGAGgggttgactttttttttttttttaatttattttgttgttgctattttctttttaaaactggTGGCTGTGCAGCTGGACTCTGCACACGCTGTTGTGAACCTCTGGGAAAACCTCACTCCAGGTACGCTAAAGCACCTCGGTGAAAGAAACCCCTCCTGGAGAGGGGCCGTCCTGCCCTCCCCTCGCTCTCCTGCTCGCTGCCTTACCCGGGGGCTGCAAAttccccccagccctgcctgcacccCTCCTGGGCTTTAGCTGACTAAATGCCCTGGTGACTTAGCCCTGTGGACAAGGCTGGTCCCCAGGGGCAGGTTACAGCAAACACTGCCTGGTCGCAAGTGTTTGTACTGAAAAACCAATTCCTGGCTGTCGGGGGGGTGCATGCAGAtccccccctttccctcccAATCGTTGCATCATCCGTCAGCCCACCGCAGCACCGCGCTGAAAACCTGGGCGATGAACGAGGGTGGGTGAAGCCTTGAGCTCGAGGTGTGGCTGAGCCTTTTCACTTGCCTCAACCGTAAGGATTAATGGTAGAGCCCGTATTTttgtggggggagggggggaaggggagatcctgttttattttcatgagaGTCAGTTGAGCTTGGCGATGTTCGGATGAGCCACTTGATTTATATCAGATTCTATAGAGAGATGGCTGATATTTTTGGAAAGGGAACGGCTCTATGCAAACTTCCAAAATTTCTTGAAGAGATAGTTTAacatttttttactttgaaatctAAAGATAAATCTCtaacttttttcttaaagcagaaGTGCGTTTAGAAAGAGAAGCTACTTCCACTGCTCTATTTTGATGATGATTCTTGGGAAGTTGGGGCTGGGAAGGACTATTTTTCACCATTTCTATCTCGCTCCTctagtttttttgtttcattttctaacGGAATGCTGTGCCGTCTTTGATTCAACAGATCgtgtttgtattttctgtatctgGTTCCTAACGTAGAGAAATAACAAATATATGAGGAAATCAATATAATGTCAAATGTTGTTATGGTTTGGGGGAaaataaagtttgtttttttggtacTTCACACTGAGCCTTCTGGTTTTGCTGCggtctttttgttgttctgaatGTATTTGTTGTTGGCTAAGAGCTGCAGGGCTCTCACAGTTTGGCCATTTTCTCTACGCTGGAGCACTGCAGTTCCCATCATGCTCCGGGCGAGCTGTGCTTCCCACAATGCTTCGCGCTCCTCAGCCCGCCCCTTCTGATGAGCGCTCTTCCGGTCCCGGATATCACGTTGGCGTAGCTCTGCGCTCTGATTGGTCATCCGATCCCGGAAGAACAGGGCGGGCGGAAGGGCTGGGGGTGGCCGTCGCCATGGTGAGTGGGGCCGGGGCCTGGACTCCgctgccttcctttctcctgtCCCGGGGCAGGACAGCCGGCGCCGCTCCCGCTGCTCCCACAGAGCCCTgaatctctctccttttgcagGCCACGGCGACGGACCGAGCGGTGGGGTTCGGCCTGGTAGCCTTCAGCCTCATTCTCTTCGTGTACTACACGCTGTGGATCATCGTGCTGGTACGGCGCTGCGGGGCTCGCGCTGGTTCTTAGGGCCTGGTAACGTCTAGCCTCCAGATCTTGTTGAGGTGCTGAAGGAGCGCGCTGTGCTGGCGTCCTGCTGGGAAGTGCTGGGGCACAGCCTCCTGGCATTGGTGGCACAGCGCTCAGCCTCCACCTACGCTGGCCCGACCCGGGCGCGGTGAGCTTGGCTTCACTCCCAGGGCTCCTGCACTGCCTGGGGATGGTGGGGGCTGTCAGGGCGAGCCAAATCTGGCCCCTGTGTGCTCGTAGGGCCTTGTGCACACCTTCAGAGTTATGGTGCTGGTGGAGGTAACAGATGGAGTCATAGAGAGAAATGCTTCTCAGTTAGACTGGAGCtcagcagggaggagaagggCTCAGTAACACCGAGCTCTGGAGAAGTGTGAGTCTGGCAGTGTGACTGCTCCTCAGGATGCGGCAGCTGGGGTCATTAGTGGTGTTCTTTATAGAAATGGCTCCTTGTCAGTTTTCCATGCACCAGCTCAGCCTTAGACTCACAACTGGACTTCTGGTAGTTTCCTTTCTGAGGATCTTGGGTTCCCCTCCTAGATGTGCTCACAGCTGTGGGATAGGTGTTCACACAGTGCAGGAATCATTGCAGTGCACTTTAGCATCCAaagttttctgctgttctcagcAAAGGAGCCATGACAAGATCAATATGAGAGAGAGGGCAGCATCAACCTTTCCCTTGAGGAAGGCAGAAGGTTGTGGGTTGGTGTgcccagcaccacacagccaaGCCCACCATAGCTGAACTCCTGCTCTCTCCTCACCACCCATCTGAGCACTGGAGTCCACTTTCCGGCcattctctgcagctgcagtgctgctgtgtgaggcTTCACCACGTGCAGGTTCAGACACTCTTTTATTAGCAATCCCCTCGAGCTCCATGTTTCCAATCTGCTTTTGAAACCCCAGGGCCACACGTGTTGGTGACTTGCTCTCATGTTGTGGCCACCTGCTGATGCCCCACTCTGTTTCTGCAGCCCTTCATTGGCAGTGACCACAGCATCCATCAGTACTTCTTGCCCAGGGAGTATGCAGTTATCATCCCCGTGgtggctgggctgctgctgctgctatttaTAGGTGAGTGTTATTTTGGTTGCTCTAATTAGAGGGTTCTAAAttaggaagagagaagagacaCTTGTGATGTGCTGCTCGTGGTTCCTGCAGTGGCTTAATTTGGCTCAGGCATCTGTGTGCACACACGTGTAACTTCAGCTGTTTGTTCCTCTGGGcattaaaattgtttcttgTGCTCTGATGAGGTTCCATTATTCACCGTGTGTTTTAaagttgcttttcatttgaTATGTTTTGATTGAgtctgttctctctctctcgtGGTAGGTGTTTTTATAATGGTTGTGATGTGGAAGAGCAGAAAACCTGCCAGGAAATCTGACTGAAGGCCCAGCTGAGAGATGGAGACAAGGCCcccaccctgcagcacccaggctTGGAGgagccagcctgcagcaccaAGCAGCCCCCTCCTCCAGAGCGctctcaaagcagcagcagcaccaagctGGCTGCTCTGTCTCCCACATTCCTTCCTCCAAAGACGCAGACTTGCATAGTTTACAACTTACTGACTAAAGGGAAGCAAAACTGACTTAAAGGACTTACCAGGAGAGGGACCAGAGCTCCAGCTAGGACAAATCTGCACCCTGGCTGAGGCTAcgtgcagcagctctgctggctggaaTCTGTCAGGGTCTAGCAGCTGTAATTGCAGAGTATGAGTTCGGTTCTGGCCCCCATCAGGTGCTTGGTCTCTGGGTaatctttcccctctgctcttgcTGCATACAGTAGTTTATTCCttctgggattatttttttttttaactggaagaGCTGATGATGGTGCTGTGAGCTCTCATATTGCTGAAGAGGGCCCTGTGAGCTGTGCTTGTAGAGCACATGCTGCACCCACATCCCCTCCTACAGTCACCCAACTGAGCACACAGCACGCCCTGCGTGGCAGAGGAAGCATTTGGCTCTACTGCCACTGACTGCAGCTCTCAccacagctgccagctgcagcctgggctcctgcctgcactgcctgcactgacctgggctgccagcagctcccagtggCTGTAGTGAGCTAGATTTATCCTCAATAAAGGTCTCTAAGGTCTTTGTTCTCCCGCATCAAGTGCAGaggtgctgctccagccctctcccctgctgtgctgcttgcacTCACAGTGACTGCAGAAGGCACCAGGCCCAGGGGCTGCTGAGGTGAGGACAAACCAAGCCTGCAGGGACCTGGGGACAGTGCACTCTTGCTGCCCATTGCCCCAGTCCCCACTGATCTCAATTTCTAGGACCAGTCCATCACCCTGGCCCAATTCCTGGAGTTGTGCAGAGCTTTATTGCAGGGGAAGGGCAGGAggcagtgcacactgctggcactgggCCCTGCCTGCGTATCCGGCTCCTGGTGTGGGACAAGCAGGAGCTGCGTTGCTGCAAAGGGCAGCGTCCCTAAAAATATCCCTGTTGGTGTGATGGGAGgtggctgtgctccagctgaaGGTCGTGGCACTGCGTGTCCCTGCACAGGCTCTGTGCCTCTGTTCCTTCTCATCACCTCTCAGCAGGCAGGGTTGAGTCCCCAGCCCAGGCACGTGCTGGGGTGCGGCCGTGGAAAGCAGCCTCGTGTGTGGCTCCCTGCatcctgcttgctgtgctgctgtcactgcctcTTACATCGCTGCCAAATCCCTTTAGAACCAGTctcaagtttgtttttcttatttccttatTGCTGGCTGGGGAAAACCCCAGGAGCACCTCAAGGCAGTGGGAGGGGGGTAGCACTGTGTGACGTGTCCTGCAGCTTGTCTGTAGCTGACGTAAGGCCATCGGGCAGCACCGCAGGTCAGGAGGCCCCAATCCTGGTCCCAAAACGATCCCTGGGCTTTCAACAGTGCACTGAGCTCAGCAACACCCGCGTCGGTGGGGCATGGAGGTGAGGTCGGGATGTGGAGCTGGATCTGGGGGATCCCAGGGCAAGGGGGAGGCGCAGTGCGAAGAGAGAGCGGGAGAGAAGTGGGGGCAATGGGCTCTAGTGTGGGAGATGGGGTCGCTATTGGGTCTGTCGGTACGGGGACGCACAGAGCAGGTGCTGGGTGCGTGCGGGATTCACAGGGCGGGCTGGAGCCGGGTGTGTCCGCCCCAGGAAGCACGGCACGGGTGTTCGGGCGGAGGTAACCGGggcacagggcagtgctgggcttgGTACTGCGATGGGAGTTGGGATCGGTGCCGGGCTGTCGGTACCGGGAGGCGCGGCTCGGGTCTCGGGGCGGTGGGGGCACGGGCTCCGCAGCGCCGCGCCGGTGCCGCTCTCGGGGCGCTGCGCGGGGCGGTCCCGGCAGCGCAGCTCGGCTCCGCCCCCCCCGGCGCGGTTCTTCCAGCGGAGCGCAGCGCGGTGCCCCCGGCGCGGCCCGGCCGCGATGCGGGACCCGACGGCGGCCCTGGGGGCCGGGCAGCGGTACCTGCACCGCAGCTCCCGCGGGGGCTCCCGGCGTCGTGAGTGGGGCCGGGAGGGGCGGGGTCCCGGCGCCGAGCACGGGATTGGGGGCGGGACGGGGACGGGAACCGGGCGTGGGGGAGACCTGAACGCGGGCATGGAGGGGATCCGGGACGTGGGAGGGTTGGGTCTGAAGCGTGGGAGGATCCAGGGGGACAATGAGCATAGGGTGCGCATCCTGCGTGTGGGAGGGGGGCTTTGGGTACCGGGGGGTCCCCAGCCATGATGGCCTCGATCCTCCCCCCGCTGATCCCGCTCTGTGTGCAGGGTGCACGCCCCAAGCCTCCCTGTGACCCCAGTTCCCCACGGCCGCCCCAGCCCCGAGGGATGAAGATGCTGGTGAGTACCGCGGGGATGGGTGGGATGAGCCTGCAGCGCTGCGGGGCTGCGCGCCCGGATACCTGCGGTGCGGCGGCTCCGGGTGGGCACCCCTTGGTCCCCGCTGCGGGGACAGTGGAACCCGAGGGGTCGCTGCCGCACGCGTGGGCTCCGGCCGCGTGCAGGAAGTGAGTCACGGCAGCCCGGTGCTCCCTCCTCGCAGAGCTCTGCTGCCGGGCTGCGCTGCCTCCAGCATCCAACGTGGGCACGCGGCCGAGCCCGGCGCAACCCAGGTTCTCCGCTTCCAGGTCCGCGTCTTCTTCGTCCTGGTGTGCGCGGCCGCGCTCTCCGTGTTCTACGTGCTGCTGTGCCGTGAGGCCGTGGGGCAGAGGGGCGGCTCCGCGTACACCGCGCCCGCAGCGCTCAACTTGCAGGGCTACAGCCGCGTCCCCGACGGCAAGGTCGGTCCGTGGGGCGGCCTCGTCCCCCGCGCCTCGTTTTTCCCCATCCTCGGTGCTGACGGTGCGTATCCCCGCAGCCGCTGCGCAGAGCTCCGTGCCGCCGCTGCGCCGTCGTCTCCAGCTCGGGGCAGATGCTGGGATCGCACCTGGGCCGGGCGATCGACGGGCAGGAGTGCGTGCTGCGCATGAATCACGCCCCCACCGCCGGCTTCGAGGAGGACGTGGGCACACGGAGCACCGTCCGCGTCGTGTCACACACCAGCGTCCCGCTGCTGCTCAGGAACCAGCCCTACTTCTTCCAGCAGTCCCGAGACACCATCTACGTCATTTGGGGTCCCAGCAGGAAGATGAGCCGCGAGAAGGGCGGCCCGACGTACCGAGTGCTGCTGAAGGTGCTGGAGATGTACCCCTACCTGCAGCTCTACACGCTGACTGAGGAGAAGATGGAGTATTGCGACGACGTCTTCCAGAACGAGACAGGGAAGAACAGGTACCGTGGCCCCGCTGGGTGCCCCCGTCGTGTTGCTTCCGTCCGTCTGCGTGTCCCCATCCCACCGCTGTGCCCCGCAGGGTGAAATCCGGCTCCTTCCTGAGCACGGGGTGGTTCACCATGATCCTGGCCATGGAACTGTGCGAGCACATCTGCGTCTTCGGCATGGTCAGCGACA
This window encodes:
- the DPM2 gene encoding dolichol phosphate-mannose biosynthesis regulatory protein, which translates into the protein MLRAPQPAPSDERSSGPGYHVGVALRSDWSSDPGRTGRAEGLGVAVAMATATDRAVGFGLVAFSLILFVYYTLWIIVLPFIGSDHSIHQYFLPREYAVIIPVVAGLLLLLFIGVFIMVVMWKSRKPARKSD
- the ST6GALNAC4 gene encoding alpha-N-acetyl-neuraminyl-2,3-beta-galactosyl-1,3-N-acetyl-galactosaminide alpha-2,6-sialyltransferase isoform X2 is translated as MEGARPKPPCDPSSPRPPQPRGMKMLVRVFFVLVCAAALSVFYVLLCREAVGQRGGSAYTAPAALNLQGYSRVPDGKPLRRAPCRRCAVVSSSGQMLGSHLGRAIDGQECVLRMNHAPTAGFEEDVGTRSTVRVVSHTSVPLLLRNQPYFFQQSRDTIYVIWGPSRKMSREKGGPTYRVLLKVLEMYPYLQLYTLTEEKMEYCDDVFQNETGKNRVKSGSFLSTGWFTMILAMELCEHICVFGMVSDSYCREKNHSSVPYHYFEKGRLDECRMYLVHEKAPRAGHRFITEKAIFSRWAKRKDIIFTHPSWAGG
- the ST6GALNAC4 gene encoding alpha-N-acetyl-neuraminyl-2,3-beta-galactosyl-1,3-N-acetyl-galactosaminide alpha-2,6-sialyltransferase isoform X1, whose translation is MEGIRDVGGLGLKRGRIQGDNEHRGARPKPPCDPSSPRPPQPRGMKMLVRVFFVLVCAAALSVFYVLLCREAVGQRGGSAYTAPAALNLQGYSRVPDGKPLRRAPCRRCAVVSSSGQMLGSHLGRAIDGQECVLRMNHAPTAGFEEDVGTRSTVRVVSHTSVPLLLRNQPYFFQQSRDTIYVIWGPSRKMSREKGGPTYRVLLKVLEMYPYLQLYTLTEEKMEYCDDVFQNETGKNRVKSGSFLSTGWFTMILAMELCEHICVFGMVSDSYCREKNHSSVPYHYFEKGRLDECRMYLVHEKAPRAGHRFITEKAIFSRWAKRKDIIFTHPSWAGG